The genome window CGCCATGAACAGGAGGTTTATCAAATTCTCAAACAGATCAACAAATCCATGGGCAAAACGATCATCACCGTGACTCACGACATCAACAGCGCTGCTCTGCGCTCAGACAGAGTTGTTATTTTGAAAAACGGAACCGTTCAATATGTCGGAAGCGCTGACAAAATAATGGACAATCAAATTTTGGCGCGAGCTTACGATAAATCTTTTCTGTTCACAGAACACCCGTTGACAAAACAGCGCATCATCGTGCCGGAGGCGTCTGATCGATGAAAAATTTCAGACCTGCGATTTTTTACGGACTCATTATTTTTTCGCTGGCGGTTTTATTACTCGCCCCTTTCATCGGCATGCAATCGATCAGCTTAACCGACATTTTTTCCCGCTCTGGCGATCAGGTGTATTCCGATGTCTTCTGGAAAATTCGGTTGCCCCGGGTATTGACAGCGTTTCTGGCAGGAGCCGCCCTCGCGATCAGCGGCATGGTTTTTCAGGCGATGTTTCGCAATCCGCTGGCAACACCGTTCACTTTGGGCGTGTCCAGCGGAGCGGCTTTCGGCGCAGCGATTTACGTTAAAATCGGGCTGTTTTTTGCATTTTTGGGATTTTCGGGACAAATCCTTTTCGCTTTTCTCGGCGCTTTTCTTTCCGTCATCTTTGTTTACGGAATTTCCCGGCTCAAAAAAGGCTTCACCACCAACAGCATGCTCATCGCCGGTGTGGCGATCAACTTTTTCTTTTCCAGCCTGATCCTGTTCATCCAGTATTTGAGCGATTTCAGTCGCTCGTTTCAAATTATCCGCTGGCTCATGGGTGGATTTGAAATGATTGGTTTCCGACCTGTGCTCACTTTGCTGCCGGTCGTTTTTTTCGGCTCACTGATTATTTTTTTCCTGACCCACGAAATCAATTTACTCTCGTTGGGCGAAGACATCGCGCTGAGCCGTGGCAGCGATGTTCAAAAATTGAAGATATTTCTCTTTTTTGCCATTTCCCTGATGGTCGGAAGCGTTGTCGCAATCAGCGGTCCCATCGGTTTTGTCGGAATGATGGCGCCGCACATTTGCCGGCTGTTAGTGGGCAACGACCACCGCTTTCTTGCGCCAGTTACCTTCTTTTTCGGCGGCGCGTTTCTCCTCTTTTGCGACATTTTAGCCCGAACGCTCATCTCACCGGCGGAAATTCCTGTGGGAGTGATTACTTCCCTGCTGGGTGGACCTTTCTTTTTGTATTTGCTCATTCGGAGTAAGGGAGAAGGGGTGTTTGTTTAAAAGCGTTATTTTTAAACATCCCAAAACGCTGGATTTCTCAAAATATTTTGTGGGTAAACTTTTCCTTCTTTTAAGACGTCAGCCTTTTAAACTCAATAAATTAGCTCTTTAAGTTAGCTGGCCATTAGCATTATTTTTTCTAAAACCCCAGAATTAACTTTGCCATCGAAAAATAGATAATCAATCCCGTAATGTCAACAATCGTTGTCAAAGCCGGGCTCGCGACAACGGCAGGGTCAAGTTTTAGCTTGGCAGCAATGAGCGGAAGAACTGCTCCGATTAAAGTTGCCGTGATGACTTGCAGGCTCAGCGCAACAGCGATGGCAAAGCCGATATAAGATAAAGAAAATCCTGAGGGAATAGCCGTTCCCTGGGAGAGAAACATCACCTTCAACCACGACAGAAGACCTAAAACAAACGCCAGCAATATGGCTATCTTGAATTCTTTGAAAATGACTTTGAAAAAATCTCTCGGTGAAATTTCTTTCAAAGCCAGGGCTCTGACAACGACAGTAGCCGACTGGCTACCCGTATTTCCTCCGGTATCGGCGACCATGGGCATGTAAAGGGCTAAAATCATCATGTGCATCAACGTTGACTCAAAACTATGGATAATCATTCCTGAAACTAAGCCCAGAGCAGCCAAGCCGACAATCCAGTAGGCTCTGTTTTTGAAATGTCTCCACGAAGATGTCCGCAAATAGACTCCTGCCTCGTGCGCGCCGGTGATTGCCATCAATTTTTCCATGTCTTCGGTGTGCTCTTGAGTGATAATATCGATGGCGTCATCGTGAGTAATAATTCCCACCAAAATATTTTCGTCATTCACCACCGGCAATGCGATTAAATCATATTTTTGAATTTTGAGAG of Calditrichota bacterium contains these proteins:
- a CDS encoding ABC transporter ATP-binding protein gives rise to the protein RHEQEVYQILKQINKSMGKTIITVTHDINSAALRSDRVVILKNGTVQYVGSADKIMDNQILARAYDKSFLFTEHPLTKQRIIVPEASDR
- a CDS encoding iron ABC transporter permease; this encodes MKNFRPAIFYGLIIFSLAVLLLAPFIGMQSISLTDIFSRSGDQVYSDVFWKIRLPRVLTAFLAGAALAISGMVFQAMFRNPLATPFTLGVSSGAAFGAAIYVKIGLFFAFLGFSGQILFAFLGAFLSVIFVYGISRLKKGFTTNSMLIAGVAINFFFSSLILFIQYLSDFSRSFQIIRWLMGGFEMIGFRPVLTLLPVVFFGSLIIFFLTHEINLLSLGEDIALSRGSDVQKLKIFLFFAISLMVGSVVAISGPIGFVGMMAPHICRLLVGNDHRFLAPVTFFFGGAFLLFCDILARTLISPAEIPVGVITSLLGGPFFLYLLIRSKGEGVFV
- the mgtE gene encoding magnesium transporter: MKNLLLLPELRELLENNDTEILKEFCESSHPAEVADFISGLEPQEIWQILLMVQSDIRIEIFSYLPEDIQLDIAQKLNRKELSVLFTDLPPDERVDLFKKLTPEIQSSLLPALAQAEREDIRRLASYPEGTAGSVMTSDYATLFPDQTVSAAIDTLRLEAPDKETIYYAYIVDEQRRLIGFISLKDLILANPKARVKNIMHKDVIYANVDDDQEEAALKIQKYDLIALPVVNDENILVGIITHDDAIDIITQEHTEDMEKLMAITGAHEAGVYLRTSSWRHFKNRAYWIVGLAALGLVSGMIIHSFESTLMHMMILALYMPMVADTGGNTGSQSATVVVRALALKEISPRDFFKVIFKEFKIAILLAFVLGLLSWLKVMFLSQGTAIPSGFSLSYIGFAIAVALSLQVITATLIGAVLPLIAAKLKLDPAVVASPALTTIVDITGLIIYFSMAKLILGF